The Mesorhizobium sp. INR15 region GAGAGCGGCTCGACCAGCGGCGTCAGCGCCTGCATCATGGCGCGCACCTCGCGGCCGACGCGCACGTATTTCTCCATGTTGGGCGGGATCACCACCGCTTCGGGACAAGCCTCGAGCGCCTTGAACATCGGCATCGCCGAGCGGACGCCCTGGATGCGGGCGATGTAGCAGGCGGTGAAGACGACGCCACGTTTGCCGCCGCCGATGATCAGCGGCTTGTCCTTGAGCTCAGGATTGTCGCGTTTTTCGATCGCAGCGTAGAAGGCATCGCAATCGATATGCGCCAGATGCAGGCGGTAAAGCTCTGGGTGACGCGCCAGCCGGGGGCTGCCGCAGCGTTCACAGCGCCGTGTCAGGCTGCGCTGAAAAGTCAGGCAGTCGCGGCAAAAACCGTGATCGGGATTGTTGACAGGGGCCGCCATCGCTGCGAACATAAAGAGAACAATCGCAATGGTACGACAGTGCAGGGCCAGCGACAAGGCTGGCCTGGGGAGAACGTATGAGCACGACCATCGCGCCGCTGGCGCCTGAACTTTGGGCGGATTTCGAGGATCTGTTCGGCAAGCAGGGCGCCTGCTACGGCTGCTGGTGCACGCATTTTCGTCTGGCGCCGGCCCTGCGGCGCGAGAGCAGCCGCGAACGCAACAAGGACCATATCAAGGCGCGTATCGAAGCCGGTCCGCCGCCTGGCGTGCTGGCATTCGAGGACGGCAAGGCTGTCGGCTGGATGCAGATCGGACCGCGCGCCGACGTGCCCGAATGGAACAATCAGGGCAGGGGCTCGGCGCCTGTCGAGTCGGCTGACGCCAAGGACCCGGCTGTCTGGGCGATCTCCTGCTTCTTCATCCGCGGCAAGGCGCGGGGCCGGGGCATCAGCCATCGGCTGGTCGAAGGCGGGCTTGATTTCGCCCGCCGGAACGGTGCGCGTCTGGTCGAGGCCTGCCCGATAGACCTGTCGAAGGATTCGCGCTCGATCGGTCTCTTCGTCGGCTCGTCGCGGGTGTTCGAGAAGGCGGGGTTCGAGCGGCTCCTGGAACGCAAGGCGGGGCGGCCGCTGATGCGTATGACGCTTTGACCGAGCTCAATCCGCGCTGATCTCACCTTGCGGTTGCAGCGGTAATTTCATACCAGACGAACGAAGCGTTTCCTTAGGTCAAACGGAGAATTTGCGTGAACCGTGCCCTGCCATTTGTTTTCCTGCTCGCACTGAGCGCGCCTGCTTTTGGGCAAACCGTCAATGCCCCGGGTGCCAAGCAGCTGTCGGACGACCTTTCCCGCTACGTCGGCAAGCAGGCGCTCGACAAGGGCGTGTTGAAGGTTTCGGTCGAAGGCGATGCCTATAAGATTGCCTTTGATTTCAAGGCGCTGGCCGGGGCGCTGCCGGAGCAGAAGCTGCTGAAATTCGACTTTGCGCCCCTCGCCTTGCTGGTGAAGCCGCGCAGCGATGGGTCCTGGGACGTGTCGATGGATTTTTCGCAAGATGCGTCGTTCGAGTTCAATGGACCTGAGGGGCTGCAGAGCACACAGTTTTCGATCAAGGACGGCAAGGGTGCCGGCGTCTACGACCCCAATCTGGCGGCTTTCACCAGTGCCACCAGTTCGATGGCCGGCATGACCATGGCGTCGAAGGATGCCAAGCAGCATATGAACGTCACTTCGGGCGCCGGCACCGCGACCGTTGCCGCGACCAAGTCGGCGACCGGTGGCGTCGATTTCACGACGTCGCAGAAAGTGGCGAATTTTGTCGAGGCGATCAATTTCGATGATCCTGAAAGCGGATTGAAATTCCCGGTCACCGTCAAGTCGCCGGAACTGTCAGTGGAGGCCGCGGGCAAGGGCGTGCGGACAAAGCCGTTGCTCGACCTTCTGGCATTCGCCGTGGCCAATGAAGACGAGGCAACGCTGAAGGCCAACCAGGCGCAGCTTAAATCGCTGATGCTTGCGGCATTGCCGGTTTGGGAGCGGATCGATGGAACCTATGGTTTCAAGGATTTCACAGTGGAAAGCCCGGTCGGCAATTTCGGCGCGGCGCAGTTGGGCGTGGCATTCGGCAGCGACGGCGTAGCCCAGAGCGGCACGATCACCTACGGCATCAAGGCATCCGGATTGACTGTGCCGCATCAGCTTTTGCCAAGCTGGAGCGTCGCGCTGTTGCCCACCGATATCGACCTGAATTTCGGCGGCGCCAATATCGATCTCGATACCATGGCGAAGAAGGCGATCGAAGCCTTTGATCTCAATCAGAATCCGCCTCTGTCCGCTGATTTCGGCGACAAGCTTAAAGCTGACTTCATGGCCAAAAATCCGAAGGTCGTCATCGGCCACAGCACGGTGAAGAACGGCGACATGGAGATCGCGCTCGAGGGCGAAATGACAATTCCAGGTGAGATGGCCAATGCGAAGCCCGATGCAAATCTCACCGTCGATGTCGCCGGTTTCGACAAGATCGTTTCGAGTCTTCAGGAGGCGGCCAAGGCAGAGCCGGAAATCGGGCAGTACGTGCCGGTCGCGCTCATGGCCAAGGGATTCGCCAAGACGTTGCCGGATGGCCGGTTGGAATGGGTCGTCTACACCAAGTCCGACGGTTCGGTGACCGTCAACGGCGTCATGCTGAAGCCAGCCGATCCTGCGGTCGACGACAGCGTCAACGAAGACGATAGCGGGGAAGGGGCAGAGCCCGACCAGACGACGCCTTAATCCGGCGTTCGATCCCGTCCGTTGCCGGAGCGCTACAATCCGAGTGCTTTGGAAATCAGCGGCGCTGCTTCATGCCAGTCCTGCACGACGATGATGTCGTCAGGCACGGGCGGCAGGAAGCCGCGCAGCGAATTGTCCGCCATCAGATGGAAGAGGTGCGCGTCGGCGACCGAGCCGCGCGCCGATATCAGATTGGGCGGCTGGTCGTCGACGAAGGCGACAGGCCGGCCATTCTTGCCGCGCAGTTT contains the following coding sequences:
- a CDS encoding GNAT family N-acetyltransferase, translated to MSTTIAPLAPELWADFEDLFGKQGACYGCWCTHFRLAPALRRESSRERNKDHIKARIEAGPPPGVLAFEDGKAVGWMQIGPRADVPEWNNQGRGSAPVESADAKDPAVWAISCFFIRGKARGRGISHRLVEGGLDFARRNGARLVEACPIDLSKDSRSIGLFVGSSRVFEKAGFERLLERKAGRPLMRMTL